One Bacillus amyloliquefaciens DSM 7 = ATCC 23350 DNA window includes the following coding sequences:
- the pgeF gene encoding peptidoglycan editing factor PgeF, whose product MNTYHPFSFTTPSALMIEDWNHVNQHNTKVIAGFTTKNGGVSNPPYESLNTGLHVRDEAHDVVKNREVIASLCGTDLDSWVFADQTHENRVRHVTAGDKGKGARDYSSAFRGTDGLYTKDTNLFLALCFADCVPLYFYDPVNSIIGAAHAGWKGTVRQIGRIMTERWVNEEGSRLTDIQAVIGPSISAVSYTVDDRVINEVRALPFSAESAICETEKGQYQLDLKEVNRLLLIHCGIPEENISVSGLCTEREHELFFSHRRDKGKTGRMMSFIGMKEA is encoded by the coding sequence ATGAATACATATCACCCGTTTAGTTTTACCACCCCCTCGGCACTCATGATAGAAGACTGGAATCATGTGAATCAGCATAACACAAAGGTCATCGCGGGATTCACAACCAAAAACGGAGGTGTCAGCAATCCTCCGTATGAGTCATTAAATACCGGATTGCACGTCCGGGACGAAGCTCATGATGTTGTGAAAAACCGTGAAGTCATAGCGTCCTTATGCGGTACTGATCTGGATTCCTGGGTATTCGCAGATCAGACACATGAAAACCGCGTCCGACACGTGACGGCCGGGGATAAAGGAAAAGGGGCGAGAGACTATTCCTCCGCATTCCGCGGGACGGACGGGCTCTATACGAAAGATACGAATCTTTTTTTGGCCCTGTGTTTTGCAGACTGTGTGCCCTTGTATTTTTATGACCCGGTAAATTCCATTATCGGCGCTGCCCATGCCGGATGGAAGGGGACGGTCAGACAAATCGGGCGCATCATGACGGAACGCTGGGTAAACGAAGAAGGCTCACGCTTAACAGATATTCAGGCTGTCATCGGTCCGTCTATCAGTGCAGTAAGCTATACCGTCGACGACCGCGTCATTAATGAAGTCCGGGCGCTGCCTTTTTCGGCTGAATCCGCCATATGTGAAACGGAAAAAGGCCAGTATCAGCTTGATTTAAAAGAGGTAAACCGCCTTCTTCTGATACATTGCGGCATTCCGGAAGAAAACATTTCAGTCAGCGGTTTATGCACTGAACGAGAGCATGAATTATTCTTTTCACACCGCCGCGACAAAGGGAAAACGGGACGCATGATGTCCTTTATCGGAATGAAGGAGGCATAA